The genome window ACATGATTGATTACAAAATATATGCCGTGTTGGATGAAAGGGGATGGTTCAGGGGAGATCTGGATTCATCTCTATACCTTCTCCTCGAACTGATCTGCCTTGGGATACTGAAACACATCACGCTATTGTCTAGTTTTTCATAATCCTCTGATCTGCCCACATAATGTAAGTTATTCCCTAGACACCAAGGTATGATTTCTATCAAAGACCAGAAAAGGGCAGATATTCTTTATTTGGTATCAGGAAAGGGCAGGCTTCTGCAATTCTGGGTAAGGTAGCAAAATAGGGAGGCACCGCCTCAAGCTTTAGTACAGATGACCAGATATCAATCATCTGGTCAACTAGCTATACCAAGAGGATTGCTGACAAGGCTTGAGCAGTTACAGTATATACTTACATATCCTGACTTTGCTGATAGGGTGTCAGGCACAGTGTTTCCACTGAAGCTGCCCAGGAGGTGACTAGAGTATGACTGGCCATCAAACACAAACAGGAAGTCATAGGTACACTCAGTATCCATCTTCGTGAAGTCAAGCGTAATGTACTGCTTTGGATGGGGTGCTGAAAGGACGAATCACATCAATTTGAGGAGCTAATTTGGAGGTTATAAGATATAAGATAACATTGAGATCAACAGCCAGTCTATGTACTTAGAAAGTGACCTTTACTCCCTACTTGCTTGACTAATTGGGAACTGCACCACTTACCAACTATAAGCCATTCACAATGTGCATTTGGAGGATAATCATTGGGACCATCTGTCAGGATCCCCTCAGTTGAATTTGTGATGACTTGACGACCACTGCAGCCAAATGCACCATCCAGGTGGGCAACTACATGTAGCAGCGCCACCAATAGGAGACTTGGCTTCATTAGATAAGACTGCATCAACATCTTGACTCGCTCCATTGAAGCTGTTGGACTAATCAGCACCATTATCGTAACAGACTAATCAAGTTTCCGATCCTGCAGAAACTTATTTGTTTGTCTGAAACTTGAAGTAGGTGTGGCCTCACTAATGGCACAACCTGAAAAATAAGTACAAGGAGTAGAATATAGCCTAAGGCAGTTTTGAGGAGTATTAgagaaatacaatgtataaataTACAAGAGCAACTGTGAAAATGACAGCGATATGCAACATTTCAGAACATCTCGAACCAAAGTATAATTTCAGGCTGGCTGGTCACACTAGAGCCATTGTGACACTGCACGTCACTGGCGAGTGTTGTGTCTTGTGTCAGTTGTGATGTGAATCACTGAATGCGACTGATAGATACCGCCACTCACTGCCACTGGTGAGTGTGTCACACCTGATCTGTCAAAGTCACCTAAACGCATCAGTACAggtctttttttctgtttgaagATGAGACCTCCATGGTTCGACATCCTCAGAGACCATTTCTTAACGACAGGGCAGATCTATATTTTGACAGTCAGTCATACTCATAatgtcaacaaaacaaaaatgaacTCAAAAATGGAGAATAGTTTAGAAGACGTCCAATAATCAAGGTTTTTTAGTGGGAAAAATAGGAAAAATACAAACCTGTGAGCGATATATCACATGTTCAGATCTCCATCTATCATTGTACATGTTCTATCCGTGCCATTGTCAATGTTAGAGGGGTAAAATAAGGAGATTTTGCAGGATGATTTTTATCTTTTTCTGGGATAAAATAGAAAGCTAGACCGCATCAACttttataattttttatttaatttaGACTTAAACAAATACTAGATGAGAGCAAACTGACGATATTAATTCAGTTTTACCATAGAAAACATATGAATTCATTTTAACGACCTTTTATTATTTATGATTCGAAATTAAATAAATTTTGTACAATGAAAAGGTGCCACGTATTCGCTTCTCTCAAGAAAAATCAATATGGCGGACCCGTTTGGTCTGCTGGTGATTTTTCTCCTATTTTTCGTAGGTTTTCTCATACAAATTTCCCAAAATATTTAAAGTGATTAATTAAAGATGATCTCCAGTTCACAAACTTTCTATTGATACTAAATATGTTGATATTTGATTCAATCGGAGCTTCGATTTTGCGGTGAAAAGATGGAAAAATCGCTGTCTGTCCGAGAATAGACCACATTTCTGAAGTCACATGCAACATTTCATAAGTCGGATCATAGTTTACTTCTTTTCTTCTAGGTTGTAGTTGGAGTGGTGACTGGAGGGCCATAAAAGTGGTCATTATACGTCATTTTTTCTATTCTTTCAGGTTACCTTTATTGTGGGTATCGAATTAGGACCAGAACAATGTCGGAATGTAGGATTTTCTACGAATCTCTTGTGTAGCAGCTGTAAAGCATTGGACCAGTTCCATCTGTCACCCTTGAAACAGTCATGTCGTAGCTGCTGCCATCAAGATGAAGATGGTGGGGAACAAAACGTAAGCTTGATCAGTATTAATTAAGGATTTAAGGTTGTGTTGGTGattttctcaatttcagaaGATCTCcttatttttcattgaaaaatagaTGTTTAGAGTTGATTCAATTGCGTTTCAGTCATGTTAATAGGCTGTCAACACTAAGTTTCCCGGCCTGGcaaccatacatgtacaagggaTATCGTTCTTTACAGCACCTTACTTTCCTTTTCTTTGTTTCAGCAATTTCCATTTGCAGAGCTGTTGGTATGTCAATGAAAATTGGGGAGATATCCACAGGTCCAAGGTATGTCATCTGCATGTAGAACGTAAATATCAAGATGGTTTACTGGTTGCTAGTTAGCAAAGTTGAGTGAGATCAGGAGATGTGATCACAGaacatattttgaaaaagttcatttGCTTGGCAAAAGGAACCCAACTTCTTTTCTGCCAGCATTATATCCACAAAGTCAGGTTCCTTTAGTTGGTTGTGCTTGTAGTAGTAATCTTCCATATCCCTCCTTGTAActcatttttcatatttttctaaAAATGATCCTTGAGAAAAACGACATCTATGATATCTATATCTTCCTCTTCTGTGTAGTTCCTGACACTCCATCGACAATTTTTCTTTATTACCAGCATTTGTCAAGAGCGAACGTCCCAACCAGTTCCCCGGCCTGACTGTCCGTTACGTACGAGGATCAGACCCGATCATCAAACTGATGGATCAGCAAAGGAACGTTGTCGAGACGCTCGGAATTGAAAAATGGAACACGGACTCTGTGGAGGAGTTTTTCATGGAGAGATTGAAACGATAAGCATCTGAAGATTTCTCTGGTCATTGTCTATCAATGCTCTGTTGCTTTTGCCAGAGAATTTGAGGAAACTTTTACTGCATCAATTATTCATTTGATTGATTAGTTGACCGATTATTTGATGAATTGATTGATGGTCTGTTTTCAAAAAGTTGTGCATTCCAAATGTCTTCCTTGAAACTTAAAAAACTTTCTGGCATTAGCAAAGTTTTCGTCTTGTGGTATATTTATGAATGTCTTACTAGAAACCGGAAGGTTAGTATGACAGGATGCCTCTGATACGTCAAGACTTAATATACTTTGACCAGACTCTAAAAAAGGTCACTCTACCAttagaaatatttttatttgactgtacatgtagagtATTAAAACAAGGCTCAAACAGCATTGTATACACATCATCATGTCATGAATGTTATGTTGTCACCTTTCATGTCATTTATGtttagtatgtacatgtacttaaaaaaTTTGCATGAGGAGATACGCATCAGTAGACGAGACCATCAGAATATAAAAAAATCTATAATTTTTGGAAGAGGGTTGTCAACTTGAGGGTAATGTTcactctgaaataaaaaaatccctaaaaacaaaatttcttttgaaCAAAAGATCATTTCTGATATGATTTCAGCTAACTCCTTGCAAGCTATGTTCATTGTAACCACCATGGTGCATATTCATTTTATCATGAATTGCATTAATCAATGCAATAAAATAAGAAATTTACAATATCTTATGTCTTCAACTATTTATGTCCTTTCCCTGTTCTTTGCCAAGTTTCAGTCTACGGACTATTTCAACTGGAAGGATGACACACATCACTGGAAGATGTAAACTCAATAAACTAAGATCAGTTAGACCTGGTTTACAGGACAGTCATTGATCCTGGACTAATTATCTCTGGTGATCACATTCATCATCCAGGTTTGGTGCAACTCAGGTCTCTTTGCTTGCATCACGCTCGAACCAGTGTAGGGAAAACATAGCATCAGTTCCTCTCATTGCTTCAACTAACTGGCTCCAGGCTTCCCTGTGGCATTCATTGACAACATTAAGCCAGCCATATGAACAGAACTTTTTATTGATATAAGGAGCAGACAATTTAATATAACAGATGTGGTAATATGGAATGGGCATTATACAATAAAGGGAGAATTTAGGCAGGTGTCAGGTGGGCCAAATTATGTGACATGAAGTCACAGATTGGTGTCTCTGCTATGCCACAGTACATCAACATTGTGCTCGTTTATACAAGGAATACTACACCGAGCATTTCTTTTGCTGAGATTGGAAAGGTAAAAATGTCCAAGCGAATGCTTATCACAGTCATTTGGTACAAACAGCAAAAAGTTGAGGCATTATATAAGCAGTATATGGGACCCATCACACCAATTCGGGTGACATCTACTTCTGTAAACAGCctaattaacaccttcagcgccgaaccacgtagctctacgtggcccaaatccccccccccccttttagctggttatcggagtctcatgaacttcacgaaagaactacgccatcgccatcttcagcgcacggtagaaactgaaaagaccgtgaaAAGACCggttggtcttttcagttccgaccttgccctgaagatggcgatggcgtagttcagaactttaaatgacttcatgaaagaactacgccatcgccatcttcagggcaagtgAGGaacttttcttgtcttttcagttcctaccttgccctgaagatggcgatggcgtagttcttcatgaagtccatgagactccgataaccagctaaaggggggggggggatttgggccacgtagagctacgtggttcggcgctgaaggtgttactTAGGCTGTTAACAGAAGTAGATGTCACCCGAATTGGTCTAATGGGTCCCATATACTGCTTATAAAATGCCTCAACTTTTTGCTGTTTGTACCAAATGACTGTGATAAGCAGACGCTTGGACATTTTTACCTTTCCAATCTCAGCAAAAGAAATGCTCGGTGATTGCAGTATTCCTTGTATAAACGAGCACAATGCTGATGTACAGTGGCATAGCAGAGACACCAATCTGTGACTTCATGTCACATAATTTGGCCCACCTGACACCTGCCTAAATTCTCCCTTTATTGTAGAATGCCCATTCCATAGTACCACATCTGTTATATTAAATTATCTGCTCCTTATATCAATAAAAAAGAAGTTCTGTTCATATGGCTGGCTTAATGTTGTCAATGAATGCCACAAGGAAGCCTGGAGCCAGTTAGTTGAAGCAATGAGAGGAACTGATGCTATGTTTTCCCTACACTGGTTCGAGCGTGATGCAAGCAAGGAGACCTGAGTTGCACCAAACCTGGATGATGATTGTGATCACCAGAGATAAATAGTCCAGGATCAATGACTGTCCAGTAAACCAGGTCTAACTGATCTTAGTTTATTGAGTTTACATCTTCCAGTGATGTGTGTCATCCTTCCAGTTGAAATAATAGTCCGTAGACTGAAACTTCAGCGccaaaccacgtagatctacgtggcccaaatccccccttcCCCCTTTTGAGCTGGTTATTGgcgtctcatggacttcatgacagaactacgccatcgccatcttcagggcacggtagaaactgaaaagaccgtgaaAAGACCggttggtcttttcagttccaactttgccctgaagatggcgatggcgtagttcagaactttatatgacttcatgaaagaactacgccatcgccatcttcagggcaagtgAGGAACTGAAAGGACATTTTCTTGTCTTTatagttcctaccgtgccctgaagatggcgatggcgtagttctgtcatgaagtccacgagacgccaataaccagctcaaaggggagggggggatttgggccacgtagatctacgtggttcggcgctaaAGTTTCAGTCTACGGACTATTATTTCAACTGGAAGGATGACACACATCACTGGAAGATGTAAACTCAATAAACTAAGATCAGTTAGACCTGGTTTACTGGACATTCATTGATCCTGGACTATTTATCTCTGGTGATCACAATCATCATCCAGGTTTGGTGCAACTCAGGTCTCTTTGCTTGCATCACGCTCGAACCAGTGTAGGGAAAACATAGCATCAGTTCCTCTTATTGCTTCAACTAACTGGCTCCAGGCTTCCTTGTGGCATTCATTGACAACATTAAGCCAGCCATATGAACAGAACTTCTTTTTTATTGATATAAGGAGCAGATAATTTAATATAACAGATGTGGTACTATGGAATGGGCATTCTACAATAAAGGGAGAATTTAGGCAGGTGTCAGGTGGGCCAAATTATGTGACATGAAGTCACAGATTGGTGTCTCTGCTATGCCACAGTACATCAGCATTGTGCTCGTTTATACAAGGAATACTGCACCGAGCATTTCTTTTGCTAAGATTGGAAAGGTAAAAATGTCCAAGCGTCTGCTTATCACAGTCATTTGGTACAAACGGCAAAAAGTTGAGGCATTTTATAAGCAGTATATGGGACCCATCACACCAATTCGGGTGACATCTACCTCTGTTAATAGCCTAatcaacaccttcagcgccgaaccacgtagatctacgtggcccaaatgccccccccccccttttagctggttatcggagtctcatggacttcatgaagaactacgccatcgccatcttcagggcaaggtaggaactatAAAGACAAGAAAATGTCCTTTCAGTTCCTaacttgccctgaagatggcgatggcgtagttctttcatgaagttatttaaagttctgaactacgccatcgccatcttcagggcaaggccggaactgaaaagaccaaccagttcctaccgtgccctgaagatggcgatggcgtagttctttcatgaagtccatgtgACTCAAAAATATGGCCTATACACAAGGTTATTTTACAGAGTTTCTGTAAAAATCATTATGGGATCCATCCAAAAACGTACTTCTTTGAAGTAATTCGTTTTGGATCCATCAGATAATGCATGTTAACATCCATGTTTGTGTACACTTTTGGATGTATGCTTGTAGCACCTAATAAATTATACATTTGTGATGGCTGTTAATTACAGCTTTAAAGGGGAACAAGGGCATGAAGCCTATCCCTGACCCTAGTTTAAGGGAAATGGGAATTGTCTTTACCCCCGCTGTTCCTCTTTAAAGGCAGTCTACAGGCAGGATGAATCAGGTCGGTCAAATTAAATTTCACTAAGTCGTAAATGGGgatctctcctatctcacactGAATTGAAACTATTAAAACATTTGTGAGGAATTGGAATTGGTGAATCAAGCATAATCCATTCCCATAACTGTGCATACCTGTGAGTCACCTGAAGACTATCAATTTGACCTCCTAGCCCCTGcgtatagtccccctttaaacatATGAGTTGAATATCTGGAGTAAAATGACTCGAatatatgaaatggccagggccattgtgctcacctcatgtggaggaaagatggataaagagcatggtattgtgtcatgtagtgttaggtttgatgtaggtccaagcaattacaatttccccaaaatggccaatttacagtacattcgacctctgtgaccttgaaaagtaggtcaaatcaaagaagacccgggtgacacattgaatggttgttagaattagatgtacctatgatataaaattggtgccaatcgggcaagtaattactaggaataatggcattttgaagaatttaggatttggccccctccctggaggccaaacggcaaatcagatccgccaaacttcggtacctgagatcacctgaccaaggggtacatgtgtacttaatttgtgatcaatagtcattgcagttaagaaacgtgccatagttacggcctgacggcgaatttacgccatttgacctctgtgaccttgacaagaaggtcaaattacaaacctgtgtgacatatactgtatggtggttagatgtacccatgatatcaaattggtggcaatcgggcaagaagttaaggaataatcacatttttaaggtttttggattttgcctcctggtggtcaagtggtgaatcatattggaccaaacttcggtccctgagatcacctgactaaggggtaaatgtgtaccaaatttggtaacaatagtcattgcagtttagaaacgtgccatcgttacatccgaacggccaatttacaccatttgacctctgtgaccttgaaaaggaggtcaaatcaaaaacccggaggatatatgatgcacctttcctagaagtacctaccatatttttttcaaaatttcccgactactattaagggagatattgcatattttcacttttaacatttggccccctggtggccaaaccatgaaacgaatcggaccgaaacttggtctccaaggtgtcattacataagggtacatgtgtaccaagtttcaactcaatagctctaacagttacgaaacgtgccctgctaacggacgacggacgacgacggacgacgacgacgacgacgacgacgacgacgacgacgacgacgacgacgacgacgacgacgacgacgacgacgacggacgacggacgccacggtatgggataagctcacctctgctaagaggtgagctaaaaaagcaATGCAATAGCTGGATAAAGTGAGTATAAAGTTGTGAACAGAGTCAATATGACACCAGAGTATAATATTATGCACTGAGTCTGGAAGAGCAACAAAATAATGGCTTGGCCATCGAAAAGCTTAACGAGACTAAACAACAGTGGAATAATTTAAACATAATTGGTCAATAGAGTTGGAACCTTTGCTTCCAAAGAAATACTGCATCTGCAAAATGAATAATGCTGTCTACAATAGGAATAACTTAGGAATGTTCAAAAGTAGAATGTGAACATTGTTAGCCTCGATAATGATACTTAATTACTAGAATAGAAGTGTCACAACTTACCAAAATCACAGTTAGACCAGAATCACAGTTAGAAAGTACATATCCCAACCCATTCCCTATTTGCaatacaattttgaaaaaacacaGTTTTGAAAAAAGCTGAAGTCTCTGAGATTTCAGCTGTTTTGACGGTCGACATGATATCATCATTACCCACTCCATCGCAGATAACATGTGACCCGTGCTAGCAAAAGGAGTCGCAAAGCGCAGATCTTCCATCTGAGTAATTGGTTTCAGAAGAGGTTTAAATCAGCAGTCTTCACTAGATTCCAAAAAAACACCTTTCAATAGAAACAACTGGCTTGAAAGTAAGAATGCACCGTTGAATGAAATGAACCATTACTTGAATCAGTAAACAACCTAAGCATCTTTCTTGTAAGGATTGCTCTTACTACTTCCTCTGAAATCGTAGAAAAACTCGC of Lineus longissimus chromosome 17, tnLinLong1.2, whole genome shotgun sequence contains these proteins:
- the LOC135501292 gene encoding selenoprotein F-like; amino-acid sequence: MADPFGLLVIFLLFFVTFIVGIELGPEQCRNVGFSTNLLCSSCKALDQFHLSPLKQSCRSCCHQDEDGGEQNQFPFAELLVCQUKLGRYPQVQAFVKSERPNQFPGLTVRYVRGSDPIIKLMDQQRNVVETLGIEKWNTDSVEEFFMERLKR